The genome window GACTGCCGTAAGTGTAACGTTTCTTCCGCAAAAGCAGATACATAACTCCAAAGAAGTGTGACTGCCCAAATTTTCCACTTCCTAAAATCTATATGCGTCAAAAAGTTTGAAAAACACACATCCAAAGAGGTCAAAAGCAGTCCAAGGGTATATTTGTCATTACATCTCACATTAACCGCAGATCCTAGTCATTTCCGTCATAATGTAAAAGCTCACTCTTCATTGTCATCAATCGTACGAAGAGAGTGCTCTCAAGCAAAGGATtcttctagagagagagagagagagatggcgAGGAGACCTGACGAGGAGTACGATTACTTGTTCAAGATAGTGTTAATCGGAGATTCAGGAGTAGGCAAATCCAACTTACTCTCCAGATTCACTAGAAATGAGTTTTGCTTGGAGTCCAAATCTACTATCGGCGTTGAGTTCGCCACTCGTACTCTCCAGGTCCTCTTTTCGATCCTTCTTTACGACGAATTCATCTTCTTTTTATTATTCATTTCAAACTGTTGATCTCTGTTTCTCCTCGCTCTTGCGAATTCGAATTTTACATTATGCATCAGTGCATTGTCATTGATCATATATTTGCTCAATTTTTTTAACAATGCATCAATGAACTGTCATTGATCATATAATTTTAGTTAAGACCTGGATGATGTGTGTGCATTCCCTCGTTTTGTGGCATGGAGTTAGTTTTTGTGATTTGTTTGGATTAAACAATGCGCTTGTGCTTATGTTTGCGATCTTTTCGGATCTATGGCGCCGCAGCCTTCTTTTTACTTCTTAGATCTTTGCAATCTAGCTGAGCCTGGGTACTTAATTTTTTCATCGATTCAAGTTATTAAGTAGGCATTTGGAGAATACTTGagttgaagttgaagttgaaGTTGAGAAAAAGagtatttgaagttgaaaagaagTTTGttgatattgtgttttagtaagAGCTTTATGTGAAGTTTTCTTTTTTGTGAAAGTTAAAGATTTGTGAGTGGAAATGAGAATTTCACTTAAAAGATACCTTCAAACTCAATTACTGAACTGCATTTGCAAATACGCATGGTCAAACTAATATTTGtaattattgaagtacagtatttGTAAATATTGATATAGTGATTGATACCTAGACAGGCCCTAATAAGCTTCTTGGGATCCCCCAGATCACTTAATGCAATATTAGATGTTTGGATTTAAAGAAACAGAAATAAGGAAAAGTAAGAGTGTCGGATTAAGAAAAAGCATTAGTGATGCAGAAAAAGAGAGGAGAGAAAAGGAAAGAGCATTGATCACTCTTGTGTGGCTTACATGAGTAGCTACAAGAATTGGCAGATCTATTCTGCAGTTGAAACTATTAATAAAGTCCAAACACCCTTGAGAGATTATGTTGATCTTTGTAAGCCCATAATTTTTATCTCTTCTTGATTTGCTGTGAAGTTATTGAAAATTCATTCCTTTTTCTTGAACTTTTTGTTATCTATATTTAAAGCGATATTTAACAAAATTatgtgaaaataaaaaaaaattcaaataattaTGTTAAATATATACATTCGTTACTTGATTCCTTTTTGAATTTGTTTTTGAAGTGGACAACTAACAAAATAATCTAAAAATATAAACACACTTTGAGAGTGACTTGGTTTCCATAACAATATTAGTACAACCCACATGAGCCTGTTTTTGTTCATGTTACGAAGGTTTATTTGGTATTACATATTTATTGGTTAATTCAAATGTACCATACTCAGGAAATTTACCTTTATGGTTTACATGGTTTTTCGTAGAAGTCTGTTATTGATGTTTTAGATTGAAGAAAAGTGATACAGGGAGCGCAAAAGGCATAAGCTTTCTTCCGCATAAATGTTTGGCTGAGAAAAGAGAGATGGATAGAAAGAAAGGGATAAAATCATGAGCATTAATTTACGCCCCATTTTTGTCCAATGCGAGGGAAGTAGATTAAACCTCTTAAAATAAATGTTTTTGTATTGCCTAATCAATCTTTGCCTATAGATATAGcaaatactttaattaagaatattagtGTCAGTGGCGGCATGACACAATCCTTTTCTTTCCTAATCAATCCAAAAATAGAATATTAACAGTCCTCGCCTTTCATTCCTCTCTTTTCTGCATCACATggtctctctcatttctcttcctttatttcaattattatccTTTTTATGTTTGGGAAAAAAAGTTCACAACCTATCCTTTTGACGTGCTTTTACTAATGAGGGAGGAGTTGTTTCCGTGGTTGCCTTCTGTAGTATTTGTATTTGCTTCATGGTTTTACGTTTCTCAAAAGTCCTTGCGTGGTTGATGGCCATCCTGTTAATATGCTGTGATTTTTTATCTCAAGGGCTATGTCCATGTTAATATTATATGTGTAcctccacacacacacacacacacccaccCCACACACACACCCCTGTTTATGAGCATATTCACTACTTGGGGAGAGCACAAGAGAAGATGCTAGAGTTTGACATTTTTTCCTAATTGCTAACTTCATGGATTAGGTCTTTTTACTGGGAGGTCACCGATATCAATGCTAGTGGCATCCTCTCTGCATGAGACGGTGATGAATGAAGAtgctaaaataattaattaacacGCTTTCCCTCCTGATCTAATATGAAGTTTTCACTGGGAAGAAAAATGTTTATATGTGTTATATGTGATCCTTCCATACAAAACCAATTACATGAGAGGTTGTAAAATGGTCAATACATCGTATTATGGAAGAAGCTTCAAAATTACTGAAAAAAACGTGGTTTGCATTCCAAATCTGCATCCTATGGACTCTCTAGAAGGAAAATGATCTCAGATGTTTTGAAGGAAAAACTAATCCTGTTTATAGATTGAAGGCTTTGTCTCCAACTAAGCTTTTCAGGTGTAACTTCCATTTTGTTGGTGGTTGAGACTCCCTACATTTATAACAGGGTTGGCCTAACTAATTTTTACAGCTGTTCCTTAGTGCTAATTTGTGAGTTATACAAAATTATCTTTcataaaactaaaagaaaaatcACTTTTTTAAGAACTCAACATTTTACGCAGTGATCACTAGATAACGTTTGGTATTAATTCCAGAAAGTTAAAGGTAAACATAGCCTCTATGACTACTGCAAACATAGTTACATTATCTCTTGTTTGATTTTGGATCCAATTATTTGTTTTCTAGTTTTGAAACTCTTAAAAACCTATTTCGTGATGCCAACGGTCCTTATACAATTAAAAAAAGGTTAGTCCTCTCTATTTAACTTTGATTTAgtcctctctttttttctcttGAACTTTGCACAGAAGTAAGCAAAATAGAAAGGGGCATTTCTAATAATAAACAATGGATGGCTTTGCACTTAGTGTTTTTTTATAATACACTTGTTACCATTCTCCAAAAAAAAAGCTGGAAAGGATCTTATATTTTGCATATTGAGTGTGTGATGTACAGAATTAACTTTATTAGAATAACGGAAAAGTAGCCAGGAGTTCCAAAATTAAGAGTAAAGTTATGAGTGTTGCTCCAAGTCACTAGTAGGTCAAACATGATTGCCAGAAACCGTTTAAGTGAAGTCTACCTTTGTGTAGATGTCATGATATTTTCCATGGatttaaatattcgacatagCTTTTGACATGCTGTAAGCAAGTGTATCACTTTTCTGTTGTTGAATGAGCAAATGTAAGTTGTCACATCTTTGGGTGTTTCTAAACTGTACACTTGGAAATAATTCTTTTGTGCTAAAGTGATGATATATGCACAGGTTGAGGGAAGGATCATTAAGTCTCAGATCTGGGACACCGCTGGACAGGAGAGATATAGAGCCATTACAAGTGCTTACTATAGGGGTGCACTTGGAGCTCTTCTGGTATACGATGTGACAAAACCTATGTCCTTTGAAAATGTCAGCCGATGGTTAAAGGAACTGAGGGATCATGCAGACTCCAACATTGTGATTATGCTCATTGGAAACAAGACTGATCTGAAGCATCTCCGAGCAGTTCctacagaggatgctcagggataCGCTGAAAGAGAAGGGCTTTCTTTCATTGAAACATCTGCTTTGGAGGCAACAAACGTAGAAAAAGCTTTCCAGATGAATCTTTCAGAAATCTATCGGATAATCAGTAAGAAGTCACTCTCTTCAGGAGAGGACCCAGCACCTGCTAACATTAAAGAAGGGAAGACTCTTGTTGTTGGAGCAGAGGAGATAAACACCAAGAAAGCATGTTGCTCTTCTTAATGGTCATCAGCTCTTTTAATCCTTTGTTTGATTCCAATTCACAATTGATTGCTtttatccttttgtttttattatcTATTTGTTATCATTATTCTAATTAATTTTGAACGTATTTGTTTTATATTTTCTATCAATTGGTTTGATCCTTTTGTTAtgattattgtaattaatttttgaacttctTGATTGAGGTCAAATAGAAGTGCTCATACTTCAAGCTTTACGAGTTACCTTTCCCATGCAATTAAGCTATTCTCGAGTAATGGGAATCAAACCTCCTACGGTTACTCTTGTTAGTATATCAAATTGCTGAAGCTCTCCGTACCCAATTTCAAAGCTAGTATTTTAACTTAGCATTCAACCTACTGAAGCTACTTGTTCCAATACATaacatttaattatttatttatatatttattttataatgATGATGTTGATCTTCCACCAGCACAAATACCTGAGTAACTTTCTTCACCAAAAATTAagcaaatgaaaaaaaaaaaattgccttGACTTTTTTCTCTGTTGAGATTTGGGAGTTACTCATGATTTTCACCAACTGAATTAATTGATTTCCTCCATTTCTGATCGTGTTGAGAACAGAAATAACATTTATTAACCAAGCAATCCGAGCAAGGCCACAATGCTAACAGATGGTTATGGACATAGCAACAGGAGCATGCTATAACAGCTTTGCCAAGCAAGTAATGCTTCTTCTAAAGTCAGGGGTGTCTCTGTGCATTATGTTTTTCACCAAGCAATTCTCACAAGTGCATTATGTACGAGATCCATAGGGGACACTAAGAATTGTACGTTCTTGATACAACATATTCAACATTTTGCCGTCGAACAAAAAGGTACTGAATAAGCAGTTAGCCACAACAGTTGCTCTTTTGCTCAATTGGTTGTCCCTTAATCTGAACACCGCTACCTGATTTCTTCGTTCCAGCTGGTTGGTTACCCATTCTGCAGAATCACAATTTGGAGATGTAGTTCAGCGGAGAATAGACAAATTCTGTTATTGTTTCACATCATTGTCTCAATATTATCATTATTAATCTAATAAGCATATCGCAAATAGTTAGTAATAGCATATGTGATTACATTTGTGGCAAGAAATTAACCATAAAGAACACAATTTAATATCCACCAATGCAATCTACGTTTTGAAAAGCTTAAAATGATACATTGAAATTGATCATTGCCCTCATCTACTAAAGTTGAGAATAGCTTTGTTAGATAGTTATATGTAAATAGTCCTAGTTCCATATGTGCTAGGAGTAGAATATGTCATAGTCTCATACGTAGGAGTTAAATATGTCCTGAtcccatatgtagtaggagtagaagATTATTATATATAGGACTCATTGTATCATTATCAATAAATAGATTTTTCTCATGTGCATTCTCACATGGATAGATGTGTGGGACAGAGAACTCATGGTACCTGCTGCCCACCCTTCCTCCTCTGCTTTGAGAACCGTGTGAACGGAGAGTGGGCAAAAGAGAAGGAGGTCCTCATACGGAGTTGCACACTTACTTGAGCAGTGCGGGAAATTGGGGAATGGGTCGAATAAACTCCCCTGGGGCCGGAAAAATAACAGACAAAGCTTTACTTAGATAGGGCTTTGATTGGGATTTTTTTTTCTTAGCGATTGGAAAGGAGGGCGCCTGGGTATGTTATAGAAAGGGAAGGCAGAAGCATCGAATGGCGAAGAGAGGCAGCTCGAGAGGGAAGGAATGGGAAATCGTCAAGGATGACTTCTTTGTTGGCGGAACGAAGGGCTAAATAGCGAGTGATTCTCTGAGCCGGTCTGGATTTCCAACGCCTCAGGAAACTGGTCGAGATAGATGACAAAACCTTTTTCTCCTCTTCCTTACCGGTAGGGAA of Nicotiana tomentosiformis chromosome 7, ASM39032v3, whole genome shotgun sequence contains these proteins:
- the LOC104120580 gene encoding ras-related protein RABA2a codes for the protein MARRPDEEYDYLFKIVLIGDSGVGKSNLLSRFTRNEFCLESKSTIGVEFATRTLQVEGRIIKSQIWDTAGQERYRAITSAYYRGALGALLVYDVTKPMSFENVSRWLKELRDHADSNIVIMLIGNKTDLKHLRAVPTEDAQGYAEREGLSFIETSALEATNVEKAFQMNLSEIYRIISKKSLSSGEDPAPANIKEGKTLVVGAEEINTKKACCSS